One window of the Labilibaculum sp. genome contains the following:
- the trxA gene encoding thioredoxin, with the protein MVEHLTVETFKTKVFNFEQNKDWKFEGNRPCLVDFYADWCGPCKAVAPILEELQEEYGDNLDIYKIDTEKERELASMFGIQSIPSLLFIPTDGQPQMSQGAMSKESFKQAFSEVLGVGK; encoded by the coding sequence ATGGTAGAACATTTGACAGTAGAAACATTTAAAACGAAAGTATTCAATTTCGAACAAAATAAAGATTGGAAATTTGAAGGCAACCGGCCTTGTTTGGTTGATTTTTATGCGGATTGGTGTGGTCCATGTAAAGCTGTTGCTCCTATTTTAGAGGAATTACAGGAAGAGTATGGTGATAATCTGGATATTTACAAGATTGACACTGAAAAAGAACGTGAGTTGGCATCAATGTTTGGAATTCAGAGCATTCCGTCTTTGTTGTTCATTCCTACAGATGGACAGCCACAGATGTCACAGGGTGCTATGTCAAAAGAATCCTTTAAGCAGGCATTTTCCGAAGTTCTTGGTGTAGGTAAATAA
- the trxA gene encoding thioredoxin produces MKKIFFALFVTMINLSAFSQVANEVIHLDDNSFKEKVFDFANSKEWAFKGDKPVIVDFYATWCGPCKRVAPVLEELQKEYGKDIQIYKVDTDKSPMVSGAFGIKSIPSFLFIPVKGKPTMAQGALPKETFVKAIKDVLGVNAPESIK; encoded by the coding sequence ATGAAAAAGATATTTTTTGCCTTGTTTGTAACAATGATAAACTTAAGTGCATTTTCCCAAGTTGCCAATGAAGTCATTCACTTGGATGATAATAGTTTTAAAGAAAAGGTATTTGATTTTGCAAATAGTAAAGAATGGGCTTTTAAAGGGGACAAACCTGTAATTGTTGATTTTTATGCAACATGGTGTGGTCCGTGTAAACGTGTTGCTCCTGTACTTGAGGAGCTTCAAAAGGAATATGGCAAAGACATTCAGATTTACAAAGTTGACACCGATAAATCGCCAATGGTTTCCGGGGCATTTGGAATTAAAAGCATACCCAGTTTTTTGTTTATTCCTGTTAAAGGAAAGCCAACAATGGCACAGGGAGCTTTACCAAAAGAAACATTCGTAAAAGCTATAAAGGATGTTTTGGGTGTTAATGCACCTGAATCAATTAAATAG
- the dacB gene encoding D-alanyl-D-alanine carboxypeptidase/D-alanyl-D-alanine-endopeptidase, whose protein sequence is MNKLLLVFIVSLLGISCEAQKPETNKLQTYVNDFVSDSCFYSAGIGIVISNVKTGENLASNQAHLALTPASTQKLITTAAALEILGGNYQFKTEIKTDGELLKNGNLAGNIIVKGLGDPTLGSKYFENEKPIEQQITEKIKALGIRKIQGKILADDSYIETKIPATWIWEDIGNYYGAIPNGISFHDNLYSLFFLSGKAGSATKLVKTEPQNTGMVFDNQVISSAVNRDLAYIFGGNTSNNRRIEGSIPQNRALFEVKGALLHPKNCLIESLNKSFAKVGISIENKVFPAEKNSLLFSLNSPELKDIVNLTNQKSINLFADHLLFEIGAKESGKASWENGIEAVKNFWNQKGLPTKYISLYDGSGLSHFNAVSANFFDQVLREMYHSKHSNEFISSLPVAGISGTLKSFGTDSDLQENWKAKTGSMTGVRTYCGYLKTKTGKEYSVSILINNCICSSSALNNKLLTLLNKLYNS, encoded by the coding sequence ATGAATAAATTACTGCTTGTTTTCATTGTTTCCTTATTGGGAATTTCTTGTGAAGCTCAGAAACCTGAGACAAACAAATTGCAGACTTACGTCAATGATTTCGTATCGGACAGCTGTTTTTATTCAGCCGGTATTGGAATTGTAATCTCGAATGTGAAAACAGGTGAAAATTTAGCGTCGAATCAAGCTCATTTGGCATTGACTCCTGCATCAACACAAAAATTAATTACGACGGCTGCTGCTTTGGAAATTTTAGGAGGCAATTACCAATTTAAAACGGAAATTAAAACCGATGGAGAACTTCTTAAAAATGGAAATCTTGCTGGAAATATAATCGTAAAAGGTTTGGGGGATCCAACACTGGGATCGAAATATTTTGAGAACGAAAAACCAATTGAGCAACAGATTACAGAGAAAATAAAGGCTCTTGGCATCCGGAAAATTCAAGGAAAAATACTGGCTGACGACTCTTATATTGAAACCAAAATACCAGCAACATGGATCTGGGAAGATATCGGAAATTACTACGGTGCAATTCCCAACGGCATTAGCTTTCATGACAATCTGTACAGCCTGTTCTTTTTATCAGGAAAGGCTGGTTCTGCAACAAAATTGGTGAAAACAGAACCACAAAACACAGGAATGGTTTTCGATAATCAGGTAATCAGCTCGGCAGTGAATCGGGACCTAGCCTATATTTTTGGAGGAAACACAAGTAATAACAGGCGAATTGAAGGAAGTATTCCGCAAAACAGAGCTCTATTCGAAGTAAAAGGAGCCCTTTTGCATCCAAAAAACTGTTTAATCGAATCTCTGAACAAATCGTTTGCTAAAGTAGGAATCTCAATCGAAAACAAGGTTTTTCCGGCTGAAAAAAACAGTTTGCTTTTTAGTCTTAATTCTCCGGAGCTGAAAGATATTGTAAACCTTACCAATCAAAAAAGCATCAACCTGTTTGCCGATCATCTGCTTTTCGAAATTGGAGCAAAAGAATCAGGAAAAGCAAGCTGGGAAAATGGAATTGAAGCGGTTAAAAATTTCTGGAACCAAAAAGGTCTTCCTACAAAATATATATCGCTATATGATGGCAGCGGACTCTCCCATTTCAACGCTGTTTCGGCCAACTTTTTCGATCAGGTTTTAAGAGAGATGTACCATAGTAAGCATTCAAATGAATTTATTTCTTCATTGCCTGTTGCAGGGATATCCGGGACATTAAAGTCTTTTGGAACAGATAGTGACCTGCAAGAAAACTGGAAAGCTAAAACCGGATCGATGACTGGTGTGAGAACCTATTGTGGCTACTTAAAAACAAAAACCGGAAAAGAATACTCTGTAAGCATTTTAATTAATAATTGTATCTGTTCATCGTCCGCCTTAAATAATAAACTTCTGACTCTTTTAAATAAACTTTATAATTCTTAA
- the pnuC gene encoding nicotinamide riboside transporter PnuC encodes MNWIVDNVIEIIGTVAGLIFLFLEIKQNNWLWPVGLLTSVMYIYVFFIAKLYADMSLQFYYVFISIYGWIVWSKRTSQKELPVSKLSKELFLILFGASMLIYAVISYILVTFTDGSIPYWDAFTTALSIVATWMLARKILEQWLVWVIVNAVSLGLYIYKGLYPTSVLFFFYTVLAVVGYIQWKKDMLYTEAISHE; translated from the coding sequence ATGAATTGGATTGTTGATAATGTCATTGAAATAATTGGAACCGTTGCCGGTTTAATCTTTCTTTTTTTAGAAATCAAACAGAATAATTGGTTGTGGCCGGTTGGGCTTTTAACCTCGGTGATGTACATTTATGTGTTTTTTATTGCCAAGTTGTATGCCGACATGTCTCTTCAATTCTACTATGTTTTTATTAGTATTTACGGTTGGATTGTTTGGTCGAAAAGAACTAGTCAGAAAGAACTTCCAGTAAGCAAATTATCGAAGGAATTGTTTTTAATTCTTTTCGGAGCTAGTATGTTAATTTATGCGGTAATCTCATATATATTGGTAACTTTTACCGATGGTTCGATTCCATATTGGGATGCTTTCACAACAGCCTTGAGTATTGTTGCTACCTGGATGTTGGCGCGGAAAATTTTAGAGCAATGGCTGGTTTGGGTAATTGTAAATGCGGTTTCTTTGGGGTTGTATATCTATAAAGGATTGTATCCAACCTCTGTTCTTTTCTTTTTTTATACTGTTTTGGCAGTGGTAGGATATATTCAATGGAAAAAAGATATGCTTTATACTGAAGCAATTTCCCATGAATAA
- the xseB gene encoding exodeoxyribonuclease VII small subunit, protein MAKKKTSYRDAITEIEETIASIENDELDVDDLSDKVKRVSELLVICKEKLHNTEKEVEKILNEMDE, encoded by the coding sequence ATGGCAAAAAAAAAGACAAGCTATCGCGATGCAATTACCGAAATTGAAGAAACCATTGCTTCCATCGAAAATGACGAGCTGGATGTGGATGATTTATCTGATAAAGTAAAACGGGTTTCGGAACTTCTTGTAATTTGCAAAGAGAAGCTTCACAACACCGAAAAAGAAGTTGAGAAAATTTTAAATGAAATGGATGAATAA
- a CDS encoding ABC transporter substrate binding protein — protein sequence MRILKKYLSIVFLILVFCFKGFSSNQKDILVLNSYHNGLSWTDSIVSSIKRELSTELSYSVYIEDMDTKRYFPQNYLNVLAKFYQEKYKNKKFDLIISTDNNAYDFLLEYKDQIFGSVPVLFCGLNSIIEVPKGYSGVFENMNFCSTIHLIKENHPKFSELVVVSDKTTTGKAMAQFVEDDIKNMKELIHYRIIQPDNIPDLQRELSSLDENSIVLYLLFNRDSEGNYYTYENSFIEVKPYCKVPIYCVWDFYMDLGAVGGALITGRNQGKQISEMAKRVLSGTNIDDIPSQKAKYENCFDYKQLTHFNINRSKLPKNSRIINEPYSFVRENKEIVILTLTVLILLTIIIIVMTINMHLRKVRAQKEKAHLLEIKANHEELKIAKEAAEESSRLKSAFLANMSHEIRTPMNAILGFTDLLSGDDVEKEKRTRFISIIQRNTKHLLRLISDILDISKIETNQLKIVKNKCVLDDLFVNLNEIYEAILDLHDNKKLSFITTLPNDRSITEFNTDSMRLLQIFNNLIENSIKFTNIGTIEIGYDIKGDYLRFFVKDTGIGISDDKQKIIFDRFRQADLNADTRTYGGTGLGLAISKSLVELLGGEIWFNSKLNEGTTFYFTIPY from the coding sequence ATGAGAATTTTAAAGAAGTACTTATCTATTGTATTCCTTATTCTGGTTTTCTGCTTTAAAGGATTTTCCTCTAATCAGAAAGATATTCTGGTATTAAATTCCTACCACAATGGGTTAAGTTGGACCGACTCCATCGTATCGAGTATCAAACGAGAGCTTTCAACTGAATTATCCTATTCTGTTTACATAGAGGATATGGATACCAAAAGATATTTCCCGCAAAACTATTTGAATGTACTTGCCAAATTTTATCAGGAAAAATACAAGAATAAAAAATTCGACCTAATTATATCAACAGACAACAACGCTTACGATTTCCTGTTAGAATATAAGGATCAGATTTTTGGCTCTGTACCTGTATTGTTTTGCGGTTTGAACTCAATTATTGAAGTTCCGAAAGGATATAGCGGAGTTTTCGAAAATATGAATTTTTGTTCTACCATTCATCTCATCAAGGAAAACCATCCAAAGTTTTCAGAACTTGTTGTAGTCAGCGACAAAACAACCACAGGAAAAGCCATGGCACAATTTGTTGAAGATGATATCAAAAACATGAAAGAATTGATTCACTACAGAATCATTCAACCGGATAACATCCCGGATCTGCAAAGGGAACTCTCCTCACTAGATGAAAATTCGATTGTTTTATATTTGCTTTTTAATAGAGATTCTGAAGGAAATTATTACACATATGAAAATAGTTTTATAGAAGTAAAACCATACTGCAAGGTTCCAATATACTGTGTTTGGGATTTTTATATGGATCTCGGTGCCGTTGGAGGTGCATTAATTACCGGTAGAAATCAAGGAAAACAAATTTCCGAAATGGCTAAAAGAGTACTTTCAGGCACTAATATTGATGACATTCCTTCCCAAAAGGCAAAATACGAGAATTGTTTTGACTACAAACAACTAACTCATTTCAATATTAACAGATCGAAACTCCCAAAAAATTCGCGAATTATAAATGAACCGTATAGTTTTGTCCGCGAAAATAAAGAAATTGTTATTCTAACCCTAACAGTATTGATTCTCCTTACAATTATTATCATTGTTATGACAATTAATATGCATTTACGAAAGGTTCGTGCTCAAAAAGAAAAAGCTCATTTGCTGGAGATAAAAGCCAATCATGAAGAACTTAAAATTGCAAAGGAAGCTGCTGAAGAATCAAGTAGATTGAAATCGGCATTTTTGGCTAATATGTCGCACGAAATTCGAACTCCAATGAATGCCATTCTAGGCTTTACAGATCTTTTATCAGGCGATGATGTAGAAAAAGAAAAACGTACCCGTTTTATCTCAATTATTCAAAGAAACACAAAACACCTGCTTCGCTTAATTAGTGACATATTGGACATCTCGAAAATTGAGACCAATCAATTAAAGATTGTGAAAAACAAATGTGTTCTGGATGATCTATTTGTAAATCTGAATGAAATCTACGAAGCCATACTGGACTTGCACGACAATAAAAAACTCTCCTTTATAACCACTCTGCCTAATGATAGAAGCATCACTGAATTCAACACAGACTCGATGCGTTTGCTGCAAATTTTCAACAATTTAATCGAGAATTCAATAAAGTTTACCAACATAGGTACAATTGAAATTGGATATGATATTAAAGGAGACTACCTCCGCTTTTTTGTGAAAGATACAGGAATAGGAATATCTGACGACAAACAAAAAATCATTTTCGACCGTTTCCGTCAGGCTGATTTAAATGCAGATACAAGGACATATGGAGGTACTGGTTTGGGCTTGGCAATTAGTAAAAGTCTGGTTGAACTCTTGGGAGGCGAAATCTGGTTTAACTCGAAACTTAATGAGGGAACTACTTTCTACTTTACCATTCCATACTAA
- the xseA gene encoding exodeoxyribonuclease VII large subunit, whose protein sequence is MSQKGISLFQLNQQIKNILSETFTSGVWIVAEISELRYNQNGHCYLELIEKDENSDQIIAKAKATIWSYTFRMLKPYFETTTGQPFSSGIKVLVNVSVEFQEIYGFSLNIKDIDPTYTLGDMARRRKEIIARLDEEGVLEMNKELVFPEIPKCIAIISSPTAAGYDDFTNQLDNNSFGYKFHYKLFPAVMQGNNAEESIIAALDKINEYEDVFDTAVIIRGGGSQADLNCFDSYWLAFNIAQFPLPVISGIGHERDETIVDLVAHTKVKTPTAAAEFLIDCFDECREYQNGLREQFLEEVNEVLLSSSEKLVHLTNKFSPMVSQILERKSNQLSAAKQRLKTAGTHLLGDQFHYQQRLNSQFQYSTERRIENQKTLISQLQIKLKTKIKRQIEQQKHHLSLFGQSVKYLNPDHILKKGYTLSLKEGKIIKNIDELSPKDIIETRFANGSVESQVQKINRKNYND, encoded by the coding sequence ATGAGCCAAAAAGGAATCAGTCTTTTTCAACTGAATCAGCAAATAAAAAATATCCTTTCCGAAACATTTACTTCGGGTGTTTGGATTGTGGCTGAAATTAGTGAATTGCGATACAATCAAAACGGACATTGTTACCTGGAGTTGATTGAAAAAGATGAAAACAGCGATCAGATTATTGCGAAAGCAAAAGCTACCATTTGGTCCTACACCTTTCGAATGCTGAAACCTTACTTCGAAACAACAACAGGTCAGCCTTTTTCATCAGGAATAAAAGTATTGGTAAATGTAAGTGTTGAATTTCAGGAAATTTATGGCTTCTCTTTAAATATTAAAGACATTGACCCTACCTACACTTTGGGTGATATGGCCAGACGAAGAAAAGAAATTATTGCGCGGCTGGATGAAGAAGGTGTGTTGGAAATGAATAAGGAACTGGTTTTTCCTGAGATTCCAAAATGCATTGCCATCATCTCATCGCCAACGGCTGCAGGCTACGACGACTTCACAAATCAGCTTGACAACAACTCATTCGGCTACAAATTCCACTACAAATTGTTTCCGGCTGTTATGCAGGGAAATAATGCCGAAGAATCGATAATTGCGGCTCTCGATAAAATAAATGAGTACGAAGATGTATTTGATACTGCCGTGATTATTCGTGGTGGCGGCTCGCAGGCAGATTTGAATTGTTTTGACAGCTATTGGCTGGCTTTTAACATTGCTCAATTTCCCTTGCCGGTAATTTCAGGTATCGGACACGAAAGAGATGAAACGATTGTTGATTTGGTGGCTCATACCAAAGTAAAAACACCAACCGCCGCAGCCGAATTCTTAATCGATTGTTTCGACGAATGCAGAGAATATCAGAATGGTTTACGCGAGCAGTTTTTAGAAGAGGTGAATGAAGTTCTTTTATCCTCATCGGAAAAACTGGTGCACTTAACCAACAAATTCTCGCCCATGGTGAGTCAGATACTGGAACGGAAATCGAATCAGCTGAGTGCAGCCAAACAGAGACTAAAAACTGCCGGTACTCATTTGCTGGGTGATCAATTTCATTATCAGCAAAGACTGAATTCACAATTTCAGTATTCTACAGAACGAAGAATCGAAAATCAAAAAACGCTTATCAGTCAGTTGCAGATAAAACTTAAAACCAAGATTAAAAGACAGATTGAGCAGCAGAAGCACCATCTGTCATTATTCGGGCAATCGGTAAAATATCTTAATCCTGATCATATTCTGAAAAAAGGATATACCTTAAGTTTGAAAGAAGGAAAAATTATAAAGAATATTGATGAGCTATCGCCCAAAGATATTATTGAAACCCGGTTTGCTAACGGAAGTGTTGAAAGTCAGGTTCAAAAAATCAACAGAAAAAACTACAACGACTAA
- a CDS encoding thiamine diphosphokinase, whose product MQKKAVILANGSFPTHKIPLNELKSSKYIVCCDGAINKLDEAGVEPFAIVGDLDSLNPEMKWKYRDIIHHFANQDSNDLTKAINWCLENKFSQVTIVGATGQRDDHMIGNVFLLPQYAKKIRVKMLTDYGCFTPILRSKNFDSYTRQQVSIFSPNTETLISTANLRYALTEQKLELMNQGTLNESMGDSFRIEFEGGPLIVYQEY is encoded by the coding sequence ATGCAAAAGAAAGCGGTAATTCTGGCTAATGGCTCATTTCCTACACACAAAATTCCTTTAAATGAATTAAAATCCTCAAAATATATTGTTTGCTGCGATGGTGCAATCAATAAATTGGATGAAGCGGGAGTTGAGCCTTTTGCAATTGTAGGTGATCTGGATTCTTTAAATCCGGAAATGAAATGGAAATACCGCGATATCATTCACCATTTTGCCAATCAGGACAGTAATGATTTAACCAAAGCCATTAATTGGTGTCTGGAAAATAAATTTTCTCAGGTTACTATTGTTGGAGCAACCGGACAGCGTGACGATCATATGATTGGAAATGTGTTTCTACTGCCACAATATGCAAAAAAAATCCGTGTAAAAATGCTTACCGATTATGGTTGTTTTACACCTATTCTCCGCTCAAAAAACTTCGACAGTTACACCCGTCAGCAAGTTTCAATATTTTCTCCAAACACGGAGACTCTAATTTCTACAGCCAACTTACGATATGCATTAACAGAGCAAAAACTGGAACTGATGAATCAGGGAACCCTAAATGAATCGATGGGGGACAGTTTCCGAATTGAATTTGAAGGCGGTCCGTTAATAGTTTATCAGGAATATTAA
- a CDS encoding TonB-dependent receptor, translating into MFTSKMNCVLRRATVLILLQFVCFIGFSQLTLTGKVTDKAGKALPGATIAVNGTYLGTVASSNGTYRFQNLKEGNYSFVVSFLGYESAQKEVKLAKSEEIDFNLEASAIMADEVLVAATRADRKTPVALTNVKKDEIVARNLGQDIPMILSSTPSFVTTSDAGSGVGYTGFRVRGTDANRINVTIDGIPLNDSESHGVYWVNMPDFASSVEDIQIQRGVGTSTNGAAAFGATVNLQTSKVASEAYAEIASSAGSFNTFKNTVKVGTGLGKNGFSFDARLSKITSDGYIDRAKTDLQSVFLSGGYYGEKTSVKANFFAGKEQTYQAWNGVPSVRLNNDEAGMQEYADNWLLSQEAVDFMKASDSRTYNLYTYKNETDNYWQKHSQLFLTHLLSENTKLNIGLHYTHGEGYYEQFKPNDKLSKYGLDPIVIGSESITKTDVIRRKWLNNDFYGTVFSLSHSFSTVDLVWGGALNKYEGDHYGKIRWMKNAGDTFLDHEYYSSTGTKTDYNTYLKANIAISEQFSIYADMQVRGINYEIEGIDDDFRDLTQKHDFVFFNPKLGLNLQLNNSNRFFASLAVANREPNRSNYTDAELGKTPTSERLFDYEFGYKFTRSNVFFEANLYYMDYKDQLVLTGQINDVGSAIMVNVADSYRMGAEFSGGVKISKEFDWSGNITLSRNKIKNFTEYVDDWDNGGQIATSLGTTKLAFSPEVTANSMFTYQKSGFTAQLSSQFVDEQFIDNTSSSDRKLDSYFVSNLNLSYDIKSNIFKSMRIHLQVNNLFDEEYESNAWVYSYNTGGTRYKMDGYFPQAGINFLAGVTVRF; encoded by the coding sequence ATGTTTACAAGCAAGATGAACTGTGTTTTACGCAGAGCAACAGTGTTAATTTTATTGCAATTTGTATGTTTTATCGGATTCTCTCAACTTACCTTAACCGGTAAAGTTACCGATAAAGCAGGCAAAGCACTCCCGGGTGCCACAATCGCAGTAAATGGAACTTATTTAGGAACCGTTGCCAGTTCGAATGGTACATACAGGTTTCAGAATTTAAAAGAAGGAAACTATAGTTTTGTGGTTTCATTTTTGGGTTATGAAAGTGCTCAAAAAGAAGTGAAGCTGGCTAAGTCAGAAGAAATTGACTTTAATTTGGAAGCATCTGCCATTATGGCCGATGAGGTTCTTGTTGCTGCTACCCGTGCAGATCGTAAAACACCAGTAGCTCTCACTAATGTGAAAAAGGACGAAATTGTTGCTCGAAATTTAGGGCAGGATATTCCCATGATTTTATCGTCTACACCTTCGTTTGTAACGACATCGGATGCCGGATCGGGAGTTGGTTATACTGGATTTAGAGTAAGAGGAACTGATGCGAATCGAATTAATGTAACCATTGATGGTATTCCTTTGAACGATTCTGAATCTCATGGTGTTTATTGGGTAAATATGCCTGATTTTGCATCTTCGGTAGAAGATATTCAAATTCAGCGTGGAGTGGGTACATCTACGAATGGAGCAGCTGCTTTTGGTGCAACAGTAAATCTTCAAACTTCGAAAGTTGCTTCGGAAGCATATGCTGAAATTGCAAGTTCTGCCGGATCATTTAATACGTTTAAAAATACGGTTAAAGTTGGAACAGGACTAGGAAAGAATGGATTTTCTTTCGATGCACGTTTATCTAAAATTACTTCTGATGGTTACATCGATAGAGCGAAAACTGATTTGCAATCTGTTTTTCTTTCAGGAGGATACTATGGTGAAAAAACAAGTGTTAAAGCCAATTTTTTTGCAGGAAAAGAGCAAACTTATCAAGCATGGAATGGTGTTCCTAGTGTGAGATTAAACAATGATGAGGCTGGAATGCAGGAATATGCAGATAACTGGTTACTAAGTCAGGAGGCTGTTGATTTTATGAAAGCTTCAGATAGCAGAACTTACAATTTGTATACCTACAAGAATGAAACCGATAATTATTGGCAGAAACATTCGCAATTATTCTTAACTCATTTGTTATCAGAAAACACAAAACTGAATATTGGCTTGCATTATACGCATGGTGAAGGATACTATGAGCAGTTTAAACCAAACGATAAATTGAGTAAATATGGATTAGATCCAATTGTAATTGGAAGTGAAAGTATCACCAAAACAGATGTGATCAGAAGAAAATGGTTGAATAATGATTTTTATGGAACTGTTTTTTCTTTGAGTCATTCTTTCTCTACTGTTGATTTGGTTTGGGGTGGTGCTTTGAATAAATATGAGGGTGATCATTATGGTAAAATTCGTTGGATGAAAAATGCCGGTGATACTTTCCTTGATCATGAGTATTATTCAAGTACAGGAACCAAAACAGATTACAATACATATTTAAAAGCCAACATTGCAATCTCCGAACAGTTTAGCATTTATGCAGATATGCAGGTACGTGGTATTAATTATGAAATTGAAGGAATTGATGATGATTTTCGCGATCTGACTCAGAAGCATGATTTTGTGTTTTTTAATCCAAAATTGGGTTTAAATCTACAATTGAATAATTCTAACAGATTTTTTGCTTCTCTTGCAGTTGCAAACAGAGAGCCTAACAGAAGTAATTATACCGATGCTGAGCTAGGAAAGACACCAACAAGTGAACGTTTATTCGATTACGAATTTGGTTATAAATTTACTCGTTCAAATGTATTCTTTGAGGCAAACCTTTACTACATGGACTATAAGGATCAGTTGGTACTTACCGGACAAATTAATGATGTTGGAAGTGCCATTATGGTAAATGTTGCGGATAGTTACAGAATGGGAGCTGAGTTTAGTGGGGGAGTGAAGATTTCTAAAGAATTTGACTGGAGTGGAAATATCACTTTAAGCAGAAATAAGATTAAGAATTTCACAGAATATGTTGATGATTGGGATAACGGAGGTCAAATTGCAACAAGTTTAGGTACTACAAAGCTTGCTTTTTCTCCTGAAGTAACTGCTAATTCGATGTTTACATACCAAAAATCAGGATTTACCGCTCAGTTATCTTCTCAGTTTGTTGATGAGCAGTTTATCGATAATACATCAAGTAGTGATCGTAAATTGGATTCTTATTTTGTGTCAAATCTGAATTTATCATACGATATAAAAAGTAATATATTCAAAAGTATGAGAATACATCTTCAGGTAAATAATTTGTTCGATGAGGAATATGAGTCGAATGCTTGGGTTTATAGTTACAATACAGGAGGTACACGTTATAAAATGGATGGGTATTTTCCACAAGCAGGAATTAACTTTCTTGCTGGCGTAACAGTAAGATTTTAA